The Persicobacter psychrovividus genome window below encodes:
- a CDS encoding TonB-dependent receptor, translated as MNRIFLRTTSTLFLCLWVLLTPKLFAGSYQLDNINLQGKRTMEEVITYLEDKTDYYFAFDHSQVNPKQKIQINQSFTEVSEVMRFLSDQLNIEYVIKDKLVTLKPKKVKTQAPRKPIAPAQKVTVKGKIVDTDGSELIGVSVVIKGTTQGAISDVMGNFSVEAQPSDVLVFSYVGYKPQEITVGNQSQLNVVLEADVVQMDEVVVIGYGTQERKDVSSAVDIIGAEDLEMATSNVLNNIQSKSTGVIVTSASSSPGSGINVNIRGVGTVGNSNPLYIIDGVPNFDANMSNINPNDIESFTILKDASAAAIYGSRAMNGVVLITTKRGKKGEPKVSIKTTYGVQQAYSQLDLLNANEYRDYKRTVFASQGITGKDLPDFINNPTLVNTDWQSAVYQTAPTVETTAQFSGGSEHGNYAISAGYLDQTGIVKTTGYERITMRVNSDWKKGRLKIGESMAFTRASRNPGVGSPVKGTGFASPLMPIYDPLNAQGYGSPQTLITGADTYSNPLAMLEVRDYDHFNNNILTNVYGQLDLMEGLNFKSSFSSIINSGRVSNFLPELDQNKSADTRSNTRKDLTKTFSTQWVWENTLNYKNTFGKHSVEGILGYTAQENELRRTRNVAVYDDYLGAPSLDNATDVQALEDYDAFTFLSTFGRVLYNFDSKYYLTFTVRRDGSSRFAPANKFGTFPGVSAAWRVSDENFFPVPKNVIDDFKLRLGYGTLGNSEFGNNFEQYSTINLQPKGVYGGPGESIIDGAAITNISKGQSLKWETVKTLNVGVDVSFMEGRLNFTGDYYVKNSEDILIQMAPVFISGISQSFTANGGAIRNSGLELALNYNNNFGEVGFNIGSSVSFYSNEVTSLNNQEFLVGGDNFASAAYWGATRTVEGGNIGAFYGYVQEGIFQNQTEIDDLNNQTGEGIEYQKGARPGDVRFKDLNGDGVINEEDRETIGSPIPDMSLGINFSINYKNFDLSVIGSGLFGYQNFNTVRAGLESVNSRELYSNKMTTIHNSWTGEGSTNTYPIIRADDTNGNDRRFSSRWIEDGDFFRIQTARLSYNFPQQLIERWKLSTLQLFVLAENPLVFTKYSGLDPMVGSDSFNDASGPTLSRGVDKGRYPMVRTFQIGFNLGF; from the coding sequence ATGAATCGTATTTTTTTACGAACTACAAGTACACTTTTTTTATGCTTGTGGGTCTTGCTTACGCCTAAACTTTTTGCGGGAAGCTATCAACTTGACAACATTAACCTCCAGGGAAAACGCACGATGGAGGAGGTAATCACTTATTTAGAGGATAAAACAGATTACTATTTTGCATTTGACCATTCTCAGGTCAATCCCAAACAAAAGATCCAGATCAATCAATCGTTCACCGAGGTCAGTGAAGTGATGAGATTTTTATCGGATCAGTTAAATATCGAATATGTAATTAAAGACAAGCTGGTTACCTTAAAACCAAAAAAAGTAAAAACCCAAGCTCCTCGAAAACCCATAGCACCGGCACAAAAAGTTACTGTAAAAGGGAAAATCGTGGACACTGACGGTTCCGAGTTAATCGGCGTTTCAGTGGTCATCAAAGGAACTACTCAGGGAGCGATTTCTGATGTAATGGGTAATTTCAGCGTCGAGGCTCAACCATCCGATGTGTTGGTTTTCTCCTATGTAGGTTATAAACCACAGGAAATCACTGTCGGAAATCAAAGCCAGTTGAATGTTGTACTTGAGGCGGATGTCGTTCAGATGGACGAAGTGGTTGTGATCGGTTACGGTACACAGGAGCGCAAGGATGTTTCTTCAGCGGTGGATATCATCGGAGCCGAGGACCTTGAAATGGCTACTTCCAATGTACTGAACAACATTCAGTCAAAATCAACGGGGGTCATTGTTACCAGTGCTTCTTCAAGCCCTGGTTCAGGAATTAACGTGAACATTCGTGGTGTCGGGACGGTGGGTAACTCCAACCCCTTATACATTATTGATGGGGTGCCAAATTTCGATGCCAACATGTCGAACATCAACCCAAATGATATTGAGAGTTTTACCATCCTTAAAGATGCCTCAGCAGCAGCGATCTATGGTTCGCGTGCCATGAATGGGGTAGTGTTAATCACCACCAAAAGGGGTAAAAAGGGAGAGCCAAAGGTGAGTATCAAAACTACCTACGGTGTTCAACAGGCTTACAGTCAATTGGATTTATTGAATGCAAATGAATACCGCGACTATAAGCGTACAGTATTTGCTTCTCAGGGAATTACAGGAAAAGATTTACCAGATTTCATCAATAATCCAACCCTGGTAAATACTGACTGGCAATCAGCGGTATATCAGACGGCTCCAACGGTCGAAACGACGGCTCAGTTTAGCGGCGGTAGTGAGCATGGAAATTATGCTATTTCTGCAGGATATTTGGATCAAACGGGTATCGTTAAAACCACTGGATACGAGCGGATTACCATGCGTGTGAACTCTGACTGGAAGAAAGGACGCCTTAAAATTGGGGAGTCAATGGCTTTCACCCGTGCAAGCCGTAACCCAGGAGTGGGGTCTCCGGTAAAGGGAACTGGTTTCGCTTCTCCATTGATGCCGATCTATGACCCGTTGAATGCACAGGGATATGGATCTCCTCAAACATTGATCACTGGGGCGGACACTTATTCAAATCCTTTAGCTATGCTGGAAGTTAGGGATTATGATCACTTTAATAATAATATCTTGACCAACGTTTACGGACAGTTGGATCTGATGGAGGGATTGAACTTCAAATCTTCCTTTTCTTCGATCATCAACAGTGGTCGTGTTTCCAACTTCTTACCTGAGTTAGACCAAAACAAATCTGCCGATACGAGAAGCAACACAAGAAAAGATTTGACCAAGACATTCTCGACACAGTGGGTTTGGGAAAATACATTGAACTATAAAAATACTTTCGGAAAGCACTCTGTTGAGGGGATTTTGGGATATACCGCTCAGGAAAATGAATTGAGAAGGACTCGAAATGTGGCTGTCTATGATGATTATCTTGGCGCTCCATCCTTGGATAATGCAACAGACGTTCAAGCATTGGAGGATTATGATGCCTTCACTTTCTTATCTACTTTCGGACGAGTGCTCTATAATTTTGACAGCAAATATTACCTGACTTTTACCGTTCGCCGGGATGGTTCTTCCAGATTTGCACCGGCAAATAAGTTTGGTACTTTTCCAGGAGTTTCTGCTGCATGGCGGGTCTCGGATGAGAACTTCTTTCCGGTTCCAAAAAATGTGATTGACGATTTCAAATTACGATTAGGGTACGGTACGCTGGGTAACAGTGAGTTCGGAAATAATTTTGAGCAATATTCAACGATCAATTTGCAGCCAAAAGGTGTTTATGGTGGCCCGGGGGAGAGCATCATCGATGGTGCGGCGATCACTAATATCAGCAAAGGGCAGTCTTTAAAGTGGGAGACGGTAAAGACGCTTAACGTAGGTGTGGATGTATCTTTTATGGAAGGGCGATTGAACTTTACAGGAGATTATTATGTGAAGAACTCTGAAGATATTCTGATCCAAATGGCGCCGGTATTCATTAGTGGTATTTCTCAGTCGTTTACCGCCAATGGTGGTGCGATACGAAATTCAGGTTTGGAATTGGCCCTGAATTACAATAACAACTTTGGCGAGGTCGGGTTCAATATTGGTTCTTCAGTTTCTTTTTACAGCAATGAAGTTACCTCTTTGAATAATCAGGAGTTTCTGGTTGGTGGAGACAATTTCGCCTCCGCAGCCTATTGGGGTGCTACCAGAACCGTTGAAGGCGGTAACATCGGTGCATTCTATGGCTATGTGCAGGAAGGGATCTTTCAGAACCAAACGGAAATCGATGATTTGAATAACCAAACAGGTGAGGGCATTGAATACCAGAAAGGTGCTCGACCTGGCGATGTTCGCTTTAAAGATTTGAACGGTGATGGTGTGATCAATGAAGAGGATAGAGAGACCATCGGCAGCCCAATTCCAGATATGTCATTGGGAATTAACTTCTCGATTAATTATAAAAACTTCGACCTGTCTGTGATTGGATCCGGATTGTTCGGATATCAAAATTTCAACACCGTAAGGGCCGGTTTGGAATCTGTGAATAGCCGGGAGTTGTACTCAAATAAGATGACTACAATCCACAATTCATGGACGGGCGAAGGATCAACCAACACTTACCCGATCATTCGTGCGGACGACACCAACGGTAATGACCGGCGCTTCTCCAGCCGATGGATTGAAGATGGGGATTTCTTCCGAATTCAGACCGCAAGATTATCTTACAATTTCCCACAGCAACTAATCGAAAGATGGAAATTATCAACCCTACAATTGTTTGTTTTGGCGGAGAACCCATTGGTATTTACCAAATATTCAGGACTTGATCCGATGGTTGGTTCAGACTCCTTCAATGATGCAAGCGGCCCAACACTTTCAAGAGGGGTAGACAAAGGACGCTATCCGATGGTCAGAACTTTCCAGATTGGTTTCAACCTTGGCTTCTAA
- a CDS encoding amylo-alpha-1,6-glucosidase produces MFRSIFIFFVILTTACSVNNGAEQRSLLIDAFDHGSWNGLVMLDQKSKQSAAFRFNSYYLSEGEFSYFAGKALDAPVSYANNGDSIYHHIKKVGLKSSNNDYASLQWQQKQATWHLQWGKTNSEDLYGQLVNDHANDHGLIVECYLPFEQKGIMHFENNQLKANTFHLLFDQQPTKIVSSSVPLKEEQVREFIEKGYAKSKQINGSYLYLLYSNINSLKFKLNNNSGLGWEQFDQLFQKLEAKTIKNRVRVSTAHGNVADALIDNLNWMRAYIPDAGKTYVPAGRTWDWGGWAIFEWDAFFNSLSLSIDNPALAKENLDALYWAQYENGNMPNYRCGDSGSLDHSQPPIGPWVVWKMYQRTNDISLLKEGYPKLKKWYDWWYAENTNGNPRRDGNKDGLFEWGADADKAKTKLKMAMYESGADDSPRFDSASYSHQTWTMNMNAIDLNCQMVSMNDHMAKIAKVIGLADSLGFESEKQRLTHLINAQLWDQQDQRYKDRYWDGQWSQTYGPEHFYPLFSGVASQQQADAIVKDLMNPDLFWGEYILPTVSKNDPRFPDQQYWRGSIWPPTNYLIFDGLVKYGYDSLATVFAEKSMAMYMRNLKEKQTSQENYDCRSGWGDGQKFQSWASLFNFMWLENKVVKTEEGYRFGNLDKGDFAIEDLLVSGKSFNLNQSKGHLNIQINNRDFLLSDVPILCKGFVFENNRLYGKIISHHFGEVKFPTYEATQKIKPGENIIDLKNINL; encoded by the coding sequence ATGTTTCGATCAATCTTTATATTTTTTGTAATCCTGACCACCGCCTGCAGTGTCAATAATGGTGCAGAGCAACGGTCATTGTTGATAGATGCCTTTGACCATGGGTCTTGGAATGGTTTGGTGATGTTGGATCAGAAATCGAAACAATCTGCCGCCTTCCGATTCAATTCTTATTATCTGTCAGAAGGGGAATTTTCTTATTTTGCAGGTAAGGCATTGGATGCCCCTGTAAGTTACGCCAACAACGGCGACAGTATTTATCACCACATCAAAAAGGTAGGGCTGAAGTCCTCCAATAACGATTACGCCAGCTTGCAATGGCAACAAAAACAGGCCACTTGGCACTTACAATGGGGTAAAACCAATAGCGAAGACCTTTACGGGCAGTTGGTCAATGACCATGCGAACGATCATGGATTGATTGTCGAATGTTACCTTCCTTTCGAGCAAAAGGGAATCATGCACTTTGAAAACAATCAGCTCAAGGCCAATACCTTCCATTTGCTCTTTGATCAGCAACCTACCAAAATAGTTTCCTCTTCTGTGCCTTTGAAAGAAGAACAGGTGCGGGAATTCATTGAAAAAGGGTATGCGAAAAGCAAGCAAATCAATGGATCTTATCTTTATTTATTATATAGCAATATCAATAGCCTAAAGTTCAAACTGAATAACAACAGTGGATTGGGCTGGGAACAATTTGATCAGCTTTTCCAAAAGCTTGAGGCAAAGACCATCAAAAACCGCGTGCGGGTGAGCACTGCTCATGGCAATGTGGCTGATGCGCTGATTGACAACCTCAACTGGATGCGGGCTTATATCCCTGATGCAGGCAAAACCTATGTTCCTGCAGGAAGAACCTGGGATTGGGGCGGTTGGGCGATCTTTGAATGGGATGCCTTTTTCAACTCACTGAGTTTGTCGATTGACAACCCTGCTTTGGCCAAGGAAAATTTGGATGCGCTTTATTGGGCACAATACGAAAATGGGAACATGCCCAACTACCGATGTGGTGATAGTGGCAGTCTTGATCATTCACAGCCGCCGATCGGTCCGTGGGTGGTTTGGAAAATGTATCAGCGAACGAATGATATCAGTTTGTTGAAAGAGGGATACCCAAAGCTGAAAAAATGGTACGACTGGTGGTATGCTGAAAATACCAATGGTAACCCGCGCCGTGATGGCAACAAGGATGGGCTATTTGAGTGGGGAGCTGATGCCGATAAGGCGAAAACCAAGTTGAAAATGGCCATGTACGAAAGTGGTGCCGATGACAGCCCGCGATTTGATTCGGCGAGTTATTCGCATCAGACGTGGACAATGAACATGAATGCCATTGACCTGAACTGTCAGATGGTGAGCATGAATGACCATATGGCCAAGATTGCCAAAGTCATTGGTTTGGCCGATTCTTTAGGTTTTGAATCGGAAAAACAACGATTGACCCATTTGATCAATGCACAACTTTGGGATCAGCAAGATCAACGCTATAAAGACCGCTATTGGGATGGTCAATGGAGTCAGACCTATGGACCAGAGCATTTTTATCCACTGTTTTCTGGGGTCGCATCTCAACAGCAAGCCGATGCAATCGTCAAGGATTTAATGAATCCCGATTTGTTTTGGGGGGAGTATATTTTGCCGACGGTTAGCAAAAATGATCCACGTTTCCCTGATCAGCAATACTGGAGAGGGTCGATCTGGCCACCGACCAACTACCTTATTTTTGATGGATTGGTAAAATATGGATACGATTCATTGGCAACAGTTTTTGCTGAAAAAAGCATGGCGATGTACATGCGCAATCTCAAGGAGAAGCAGACCAGTCAGGAGAATTACGATTGCCGCAGCGGTTGGGGTGATGGACAAAAGTTCCAGAGCTGGGCGAGTTTGTTCAACTTTATGTGGTTGGAAAACAAGGTGGTCAAAACAGAAGAAGGCTATCGTTTTGGTAATTTGGATAAAGGTGATTTTGCCATTGAAGATCTTTTGGTTTCGGGTAAATCCTTTAACCTGAACCAATCGAAAGGGCATCTGAACATTCAGATCAATAATCGGGATTTTCTTCTGAGTGATGTACCGATCTTATGTAAGGGTTTTGTTTTTGAAAATAACCGCCTTTATGGGAAAATCATCAGCCACCATTTTGGCGAGGTGAAATTCCCGACTTATGAGGCAACGCAAAAAATTAAACCAGGAGAAAATATAATTGACTTAAAAAATATCAACCTGTAA
- a CDS encoding glycoside hydrolase family 97 protein: MKSIFLSLITACAIGLSACGEQQYQVNSPDDQLSIGVIKQDDAIKYYVLAQKDTVVFPSALGLKTSNGQVVAGNIVDFQKHEINESYPLVVGKHQEALNHCVEGVLTVENEQNQQTEIYLRAYPEGVAFRLNAQFSQAVDLMEETTTIELPTEDLKLWAGSDRGVMEHPFTHSYEFKFQHKQLSDFTDSSFVHTPLAFETKNHVGIITEANVKSYPHWYLKPEANGFSSINTPLPNTGVLLKNTKQITTPWRVVMIADDFSGFINSDLITNLCEPSVIENTDWIQAGKGAWDWWNDYEVDVENPGKNQHTMKAYIDFAAKNKLEYMLIDSFWYGDEMDTTLSILQTTDSLNMPELVQYATDRGVGIHLWVNWKNMSKQYKEALPLYKKWGIKGIKMDFMKRDDAEMVDFYHEILQSAADNELMVNLHGCYKPTGIRRTYPNLVTREAVLGLEYYKWDEQAGPEHAVTAPYIRQIIGPMDYTPGGFRQVKEEDFEARFHAPLVLGTRAHQLAMFVVFESPFQTVADGPKAFENQKGLDFIAQVPATWDETKFLSGKIGESIVLARRSGKDWYIGGMVGNEAKEVELKLDFLTKGDDYKISLWEDASTSEDQPTDCQEIKLDKLPDLLKIKMVKGGGFVAVISPSTSNELIAEQ, from the coding sequence ATGAAAAGCATTTTTTTATCTTTAATAACTGCCTGCGCCATCGGATTGAGCGCCTGTGGTGAACAACAATATCAAGTCAATAGTCCAGACGACCAATTGTCGATAGGCGTGATAAAGCAGGACGATGCCATCAAATATTATGTGTTGGCACAAAAGGATACGGTAGTATTTCCATCGGCGCTTGGGCTAAAAACTTCCAATGGACAGGTTGTGGCAGGTAATATTGTTGATTTCCAAAAACATGAAATCAATGAAAGCTACCCACTGGTTGTGGGTAAACATCAAGAAGCACTGAATCATTGTGTAGAAGGGGTTTTGACGGTTGAAAACGAACAAAATCAGCAGACTGAAATCTACCTTCGTGCTTACCCTGAAGGTGTAGCATTTCGCTTGAATGCTCAATTTTCTCAGGCGGTCGATTTGATGGAAGAAACAACGACCATTGAACTGCCGACCGAAGATTTAAAATTGTGGGCAGGAAGCGATCGTGGTGTAATGGAGCATCCTTTTACCCATTCTTATGAATTTAAATTTCAACACAAACAGTTGTCGGACTTCACGGATAGCAGTTTTGTGCATACGCCACTGGCTTTTGAAACCAAAAATCATGTGGGAATCATCACCGAAGCGAATGTCAAATCTTACCCGCATTGGTATCTGAAACCTGAAGCCAATGGTTTCTCAAGCATCAATACCCCGCTTCCGAATACAGGCGTTCTGTTGAAAAACACAAAGCAGATCACTACGCCATGGCGCGTGGTGATGATTGCCGACGATTTTTCTGGATTCATCAACAGCGACCTGATCACCAACTTATGTGAACCATCGGTCATTGAAAATACCGATTGGATTCAGGCAGGAAAAGGCGCTTGGGACTGGTGGAATGATTACGAAGTGGATGTTGAAAATCCTGGTAAAAATCAGCATACCATGAAAGCCTATATTGATTTTGCTGCTAAGAATAAGCTGGAGTACATGCTGATCGATTCCTTTTGGTACGGCGATGAAATGGATACCACTTTATCAATTCTGCAAACCACAGATTCCCTAAATATGCCTGAATTGGTGCAATACGCCACCGATCGAGGCGTGGGCATACACCTTTGGGTGAACTGGAAAAACATGAGCAAGCAGTACAAGGAAGCTTTGCCTTTGTATAAAAAATGGGGCATCAAGGGTATCAAGATGGATTTCATGAAGCGTGATGATGCTGAGATGGTGGACTTCTATCATGAGATTTTGCAGTCCGCAGCAGATAACGAATTGATGGTGAACTTGCACGGTTGCTACAAACCAACGGGTATTCGTCGTACTTATCCGAACCTGGTTACCCGTGAGGCCGTTCTGGGATTGGAATATTACAAATGGGATGAGCAGGCGGGGCCTGAGCATGCCGTTACCGCACCCTATATTCGTCAGATCATCGGTCCGATGGATTACACGCCAGGAGGTTTCCGCCAGGTGAAAGAAGAAGATTTCGAAGCTCGTTTCCATGCGCCATTGGTTTTGGGTACACGAGCTCATCAATTGGCAATGTTTGTGGTTTTTGAGAGTCCTTTCCAAACCGTAGCAGATGGACCCAAAGCGTTTGAAAATCAGAAGGGATTAGACTTCATTGCGCAGGTACCTGCCACTTGGGACGAAACCAAGTTTTTGTCTGGTAAAATAGGAGAGTCGATTGTATTGGCAAGGCGCTCAGGAAAAGATTGGTACATTGGCGGAATGGTTGGAAATGAAGCGAAAGAAGTTGAGCTTAAATTAGACTTTTTGACGAAAGGTGATGATTATAAAATCAGCCTTTGGGAAGATGCTTCCACTTCAGAAGATCAACCGACCGACTGTCAGGAAATCAAGTTGGACAAGTTGCCGGACCTGTTGAAAATTAAGATGGTAAAAGGCGGAGGTTTCGTGGCTGTAATCAGTCCATCAACCTCAAATGAATTGATTGCAGAACAATAA
- a CDS encoding RagB/SusD family nutrient uptake outer membrane protein produces MKRLYFLAITVAMMFSTACNPDTFLERVPENEITTGVFFKNPRDIEMAMAGVYGSFSQGAYKVAVHTTTDVMDDDQETVSELPFNRFIIQAAKQPNAAYDEAWQWFFEAIFRANVVLYYMEDIEYPSAEQKLKVEAEARFLRALAYFNLANTWGMVPIYTEPLILLTEDYILPQSTPEQVYEGIIYPDLNFAKEHLPDNDIAARADRGAAIALLGKAFLYEGKYEEAKTAFAEIVQNEGKYGYGLVSDLDEIISNQSQYNEESVFELAYKYESASNAWTKDFPNSGTGSLKTQYFAPAQINGWENTWPTLDLVAEFENGDPRKEAWMYHDGDILLVKPLGESEYRPFEDTYDVSENRKNQDNRNGVSIRKGLVYYPGYYDVAGYEDNRILIRYADVLLMYAEALAMTGQEGEAKMLINRVRQRAFGSDTFPTIEQYMAESGKDLMEAIKHERRVEFCFEGTRFFDLKRWGDDVERLSPRGYKPYMEYLPIPPNEIVAAGGILKQNQGYN; encoded by the coding sequence ATGAAAAGATTATATTTTTTAGCAATTACAGTGGCCATGATGTTTTCTACGGCCTGTAATCCAGATACTTTTTTGGAACGTGTTCCTGAAAATGAAATTACTACTGGGGTGTTTTTCAAAAATCCCCGAGATATAGAAATGGCAATGGCCGGTGTGTATGGTTCTTTCAGCCAGGGGGCATACAAAGTAGCTGTACATACCACAACGGATGTGATGGACGATGACCAGGAGACGGTTTCTGAATTGCCTTTCAACCGTTTCATCATTCAGGCAGCCAAGCAACCCAACGCAGCCTATGATGAGGCTTGGCAGTGGTTCTTTGAAGCGATTTTCAGAGCCAATGTGGTATTGTATTATATGGAGGATATTGAATACCCATCAGCAGAACAAAAACTGAAAGTTGAGGCTGAAGCAAGATTCCTTCGCGCATTGGCTTATTTCAATCTGGCGAATACCTGGGGCATGGTACCGATTTATACCGAGCCATTGATCTTGCTGACAGAGGATTATATCCTGCCACAATCCACTCCTGAGCAGGTATATGAGGGAATCATTTATCCAGATTTGAATTTCGCCAAAGAGCATTTGCCGGATAATGACATTGCTGCCCGAGCAGATCGTGGTGCTGCAATCGCACTATTGGGAAAGGCATTTTTGTATGAAGGAAAGTATGAAGAAGCAAAGACGGCTTTTGCAGAGATTGTACAGAACGAAGGCAAGTATGGATATGGGTTGGTGAGTGATCTCGATGAGATCATCAGTAATCAGAGTCAGTACAATGAAGAGTCAGTTTTTGAATTGGCTTATAAATACGAGAGTGCTTCTAATGCCTGGACCAAGGATTTTCCTAATTCGGGTACAGGATCTCTCAAGACACAATATTTTGCGCCAGCACAAATCAACGGTTGGGAAAACACCTGGCCAACGCTTGATTTGGTAGCGGAATTTGAGAATGGTGACCCAAGAAAAGAGGCATGGATGTACCACGATGGAGATATACTTTTGGTGAAGCCTTTGGGAGAATCGGAGTATCGTCCATTTGAAGATACTTATGATGTGTCGGAAAATCGAAAAAATCAAGATAACCGAAACGGTGTTTCGATCCGAAAAGGATTGGTTTACTACCCGGGTTATTATGATGTGGCCGGTTATGAGGATAATAGAATTTTGATCCGTTATGCCGATGTATTGTTGATGTATGCTGAAGCGCTTGCGATGACAGGGCAGGAGGGCGAAGCAAAAATGTTGATCAACCGCGTACGTCAGCGTGCTTTTGGATCAGATACTTTCCCAACCATTGAGCAATATATGGCCGAAAGTGGTAAAGATTTGATGGAAGCGATTAAGCATGAGCGCCGCGTAGAATTTTGCTTTGAAGGCACAAGGTTTTTTGACCTGAAACGCTGGGGAGATGACGTAGAGCGTTTGAGCCCAAGAGGATATAAACCTTATATGGAATACCTGCCAATCCCACCGAATGAGATTGTGGCAGCGGGCGGTATCCTAAAGCAAAATCAAGGATATAATTAA
- a CDS encoding sulfatase, translated as MMNKSRYFIIAVSFFGWLACNRVSNTNEEAKATKKPNILIAISDDMSWIDMSFMGNEAVSTPNIDALAKEGMVFENAYCSTPSCTASRAAFLTGRNGFELEQGAVLWGFLPDKFKTYTDYLEEAGYKVGFTGKGWAPGKLHATNRKHNPAGEEFNDSKFLPFVELGNEGSICDIDYIANFKTFLKGKQEDQPFCFWYGSKEPHRGYVRGIGEKAGMQTSKVKLPDFYPQDEGMRSDVLDYLFEIQWFDTQIGKIVNHLKEIGEYDNTLIIVTADNGMPFPRAKSNLYEAGTHMPFIAVWKNKIIPGKSISDLISQIDVAPTVMQAAGLEIPKEMTGKTLMPYFEKATNQVAAKSRSIITYRERHAWSYADGKTYPSRAIRKGDMLLIWNMEPQRLPAGIEDGSVSFNNYAFGDVDNGLSKDILMSYKNRQGQSHFFDLSFGLRSEYELYNVKEDPFQLKNLAAEAAYQKQFENLNTELVDYLKSHNDMRVLGKEEVYINTPYYSTKGIESGGIDPSAFEKLSAEEQQKLQDAERQKLKKNTHKIDSLFGMGASYWGI; from the coding sequence ATGATGAACAAGAGCAGATATTTTATTATCGCAGTTTCATTTTTTGGTTGGCTGGCTTGTAACAGGGTCAGTAACACGAATGAGGAAGCAAAAGCAACAAAGAAACCTAATATTCTAATTGCCATCAGTGATGATATGTCATGGATAGATATGAGTTTCATGGGCAATGAAGCCGTGAGTACGCCTAACATTGATGCACTCGCCAAAGAGGGGATGGTATTCGAAAATGCCTATTGTTCTACCCCTTCCTGTACGGCCTCCCGTGCTGCATTTCTGACCGGTAGAAATGGCTTCGAATTGGAGCAAGGCGCTGTTTTGTGGGGTTTCTTGCCCGATAAATTCAAGACCTACACCGACTACCTTGAAGAAGCAGGCTACAAAGTAGGCTTCACAGGAAAAGGTTGGGCGCCTGGCAAACTGCATGCTACCAACCGTAAGCATAATCCGGCAGGTGAAGAGTTTAACGATTCGAAATTTTTGCCTTTCGTAGAGTTGGGTAATGAAGGGTCAATTTGTGATATCGATTATATCGCCAACTTCAAAACTTTCCTTAAAGGCAAGCAGGAAGATCAGCCTTTCTGTTTCTGGTATGGATCCAAAGAACCACACCGTGGTTACGTGCGTGGTATTGGCGAAAAAGCAGGGATGCAGACCTCGAAAGTGAAGCTTCCAGACTTCTATCCTCAGGATGAGGGTATGCGCTCAGATGTATTGGATTACCTGTTCGAAATTCAGTGGTTTGATACCCAAATTGGGAAGATTGTCAACCACCTGAAAGAGATTGGAGAATATGATAATACCTTGATCATCGTTACGGCAGACAACGGTATGCCTTTCCCAAGAGCGAAGTCGAATTTGTATGAAGCAGGTACACACATGCCTTTTATCGCTGTTTGGAAAAATAAAATTATTCCTGGAAAGAGTATCTCCGATTTAATCAGTCAAATTGATGTGGCACCGACCGTAATGCAAGCAGCAGGATTGGAAATCCCAAAAGAAATGACCGGTAAAACGTTGATGCCTTACTTTGAAAAAGCAACCAATCAGGTAGCGGCTAAAAGCCGTTCGATCATTACCTACCGTGAGCGCCATGCGTGGAGTTATGCCGATGGCAAAACCTACCCAAGCCGTGCGATCCGCAAAGGAGATATGTTACTGATTTGGAACATGGAACCACAGCGCTTGCCTGCAGGTATTGAGGACGGAAGCGTTTCTTTCAATAATTATGCTTTCGGGGATGTGGATAATGGGCTATCAAAAGACATTTTGATGTCTTACAAAAACCGTCAGGGACAAAGTCACTTCTTTGATCTGAGTTTCGGTTTACGTTCAGAGTATGAATTGTATAATGTGAAAGAAGATCCCTTCCAGTTGAAAAACTTAGCGGCTGAAGCGGCTTATCAAAAGCAGTTTGAAAACCTTAATACCGAATTGGTAGATTACCTGAAATCACACAATGACATGCGCGTTTTGGGCAAAGAAGAGGTTTATATCAACACACCTTATTACAGCACCAAAGGTATCGAGTCAGGTGGAATTGATCCAAGCGCTTTCGAGAAATTATCAGCCGAAGAGCAACAAAAACTGCAAGATGCTGAGCGTCAAAAACTGAAAAAGAATACGCATAAGATAGATAGTTTATTTGGGATGGGAGCATCATATTGGGGGATATGA